In the genome of Palaemon carinicauda isolate YSFRI2023 unplaced genomic scaffold, ASM3689809v2 scaffold3602, whole genome shotgun sequence, one region contains:
- the LOC137636706 gene encoding uncharacterized protein, translating to MYNCIKLPELEQHVHRFVWRNLQSNRKPDHYVMTCMGFGDRPSGIIAMLALRHTAELSVKDFPEASRVIMTNSYVDDIIHSVESKAEAFSLIRDIENVLSKGSFKVKRWTITGDNERSDFEVSQNSNERILGLNWQCNKDVFYFKTKLNFSPKYKGVRTEPDLNKLNFVENIPSVLTKRVVVSQMCSVYDPLGFLLPFTLKAKILLRDTVKCDFKLGWDDPLPSYLKEQWVSYFCELFGTETLYFERNVKPTSAKGLPLLVIFSDSSTNAYGAVAYARWGVRVWCI from the coding sequence atgtataattgcattaagcttccagaattagaacaacatgtacatagatttgtttggagaaatttgcaaagtaatcGCAAACCTGATCACTATGTAATGACATGCATGGGTTTCGGGGATAGGCCCTCAGGAATTATTGCAATGTTAGCTCTCAGACATACTGCAGAATTGTCGGTAAAAGACTTCCCAGAAGCATCACGTGTGATAATGACTAATTCCTATGTAGATGACATAATCCATTCTGTTGAGAGTAAAGCTGAGGCATTTAGCCTAATTAGAGATATTGAAAATGTACTCTCTAAAGGCAGTTTTAAAGTTAAACGATGGACCATTACTGGAGATAATGAGCGTTCTGACTTTGAAGTGTCCCAGAATAGTAATGAAAGAATACTTGGCCTTAACTGGCAATGCAATaaggatgtgttttattttaaaactaagttAAATTTCTCTCCAAAATATAAGGGTGTAAGAACAGAACCAGACTTAAACAAGTTGAATTTCGTTGAAAATATACCTTCAGTTTTAACAAAAAGGGTTGTCGTCAGTCAGATGTGTTCTGTTTACGACCCACTGGGGTTTTTGCTTCCATTCACACTAAAAGCAAAGATTTTGCTACGAGACACTGTGAAATGTGACTTTAAATTAGGATGGGACGATCCCTTGCCTTCCTATTTAAAAGAACAATGGGTGTCATATTTTTGTGAGTTATTTGGCACTGAAACTCTGTATTTTGAAAGGAATGTTAAGCCAACCTCAGCCAAAGGATTGCCTTTACTTGTTATTTTCAGTGATAGTTCAACAAATGCTTATGGTGCTGTTGCATATGCTAGGTGGGGAGTTAGAGTCTGGTGCATTTGA